CCCACAGGTCGGCGATGCGGCCGCCGAACAGCAGCAGACCGCCGAAGGCCAGGGCGTAGGCGGTGACCACCCACTGGCGGTTGCCGTCGGATATGCCGAGGTCCTGCTGGGCGGAGGGCAGGGCGATGTTCACGATGGTGGCGTCGAGGACGACCATCAGCTGGGCGAGCGCGATGAAGACGAGCGCTTTCCAGCGGTTGGCGTCACCGCTCGGAGCGGCGGCGCCGCGAGCCTTGAGGGCTGTTTCGGACATGGAGGTACCCACTTCGGGACTTCGTGACGGAAAAGAGCAGAAGAGAGGGAGGCCGGACGGAAGGAAGGACCGCCGAGCCGTTCGGAACTAAGCGATATGGAACCGAGCGAAACGGAACTGAGCGAAACGGAACTGAGTGAGACGGAACTGAGTGAGACGGAACTGGGCGATGGGGAGCCAGGAGATGCGCAGCCGGTCGGTACGGAATCGGCCGATGCGGGACCGGGCGAGGGGGTAGGCGATCGCGGAAGCGGTCAGGACTGACGCAGCTCCTTCATGGTCACTGCCGTGCCCGGCAGGGTGGAGCGGGCCGGGGCCCGCAGGCCGTCCAGGAACAGCTGCAGATGACGGTGCACGAAGCGGTCGCCGAACAGACAGCCCGTACCGGCCGGAGGCCGGCTGAGCTGGGCCGCGGCGACCATCAGGTCACCGACTCCGACATCGGTCCTGAGCTGCCCGGCCGCCTTGGCGCGGCCCATGATCTCGTCGACGAGCTGCTCGACGCGCTCCCGGGACGCCTCCAGGTCGGGGTGGTGCTGGTCGAAGGTGCTGGAGACCATCGGGCACAGGGCGCTGATCCGCTCGTCGGCGGCGGCGTGCACGAAGCGCTCCAGTGCGGCGAAGGCGTCTCCGGTCTCCGCGAGGGCCTGCTCGGCCGCCTCGGCCGTGCGGTCCATCACGGAGCAGACGACCTCGCGGACGAGGGCGTCGCGGTCGGGGAAGTTGCGGTACAGCGTGGCGTTGCCGACACCGGCCCGGCGGGCGATCTCGTCGAGCGGCACGTCCGGGCCGTGCTCGACGAACATCTCCCGGGCGGCGGTGACGATCCGCTCCCGGTTGCGCACGGCATCGGCGCGCGGCCGGGGCACCTTGCGCTCGGGGGCTGCGGTCTGCACGGCGTCCTCCTCAGGTCTCGACGGTGTCCGGGCGGTGAGGGGATCCGGGGAGTGACTCCCCGTTTCACTCGGACACAGGTCTAAACGGGGAGAGGTTCCCCGGTTATTTCCCGCCGCCGAAAAGAATTCCCGTGACCTGGCTCACACCCGCCGCCTGGGCGTCCCACCCGCCCGCGCCGGGATTTCCCACGATCGGTCTCCTCCAGCGCGCGGCCGTCACCCCGGCGACACAGGGTGATCGCAAGGGTGCAGTCGGAGACCGGCGGCTGCCGTGGAGCGAAAGGTCCATGCATGCAGCCGCAGTCGCCCCGCAGCCGCCGCATACGCCCGCGTCGCATACGCCCGCGCCGTGTGGCCGCCCTCGCCGCGGTGACCGTCCTGACCCTCGCGGTCAGCACCTCGGCCGGAACCGGGCGTCTGACGGCGCGCACCACCGCGGGGCCGGTCGGCCTGGCCCGCTCCTCCGCACTCTCCCCCTGTTTCCTCCGCGGCGGCCTGGACGTGCAGATGACGGAAGGTCTGCCCACCCCCACCGGCTACTCGCACTCCACGGGCACGGTCCACGCCCTGACCCTGATGGTCGACTTCTCCGACGCGCCCGGACAGGGCAGCGCGCTCGACCGCTTCCACGAGTTCTTCCCGCAGACCCAGGAGTGGTTCCGCACGGCGTCCTACGGCCGGCTCGACTACCGCCCCGAGACGCCGATACCCACCTGGCTGCGGATGCCGAAACCCTTCAAGGCGTACGGCATAGAGCGCGGCGCGCCCTTCGACCCCGGCTACCGGGAACTGGTCCAGGACATCGTCGCCGCCGCCGATCCCGACGTGGACTTCCGCTCGTACGACCTGCTGAACGTGCTGGTCACCCCGAACGCCGGCCCCTCCGCCCTGGACACGGTGCTGTCCGTGACCTTCGCCGGCAACTCCGACGCCCCGGTCGCCGACGGCGTCCCCATATCCAACGCGTCCTTCGTCTACTCCCGCCAGGACGACGGCTCCGGCTCCTACGCCCGCACCGGCTACCGGGTACTGCCGCACGAGAACGGCCACACCTTCGGCCTGCCCGACCTGTACACCCAGGAGGGCGGGGGCGCGGTCGGGCACTGGGACATCATGAGCGAGGACTGGGGGGCCAACAACGACCTGCTCGGCTGGCACAAGTGGAAACTGGGCTGGCTGGACGGCACCCAGGTGGGCTGCGCGGGGGCCCGGGGCAGCGTCGAGTACACGCTGACCCCGCTGTACAAGGCGGGCGGCGGCAAACTCGTCCTGGTGCCGGTCGACTCCCGCAGCGTGTACGCGCTGGAGCTGCGGGCACCGGGCGGCAACGACGAGGACGTCTGCGAGCCGGGCATCCTCATCTACCGCGTCGACTCCACCGTGGACACCGGGCGCGGCCCCATCACGGTCTTCGACGGCCACCGCGACAGCGGCGGCTGCACCCGCAGCCCCAACGTCCACGCGGAACTCTCCGACGCCCCCTTCTCCGTCGGCCAGACCTTCAAGGACCCGCGCCACCGGATCACCATCCAGGTACTGAGCGGGACGCCCGGCGGGGCGTACCGGGTGCGCATCACTCGGGGGTAGGCGGGGGGGGACAGCGGGCCCCGCCTGACCGAAGATCACCCCGCACACACCTCGGCCCGATCCGGTACCCTGTGGACCGAGTACCGCGCCTTCGTAGCTCAGGGGATAGAGCACCGCTCTCCTAAAGCGGGTGTCGCAGGTTCGAATCCTGCCGGGGGCACCAGTTCAAAGGCCCCTCACCTACGGATTTCCGTAGGCGAGGGGCCTTTGACATCCACTTCTGACATCAACGAGGGCAGTCACCCCCGCTCGGGCCGCCTCTTCCGGAGCAGCCGGTCCATGTGACTCATGGCCTCCCGCTGGGTGTCCTGCACGACGTGCGTGTAGACATCCATGGTGATGCTGATCTGAGAGTGGCCCAGGATCTCCATCACCACGCGGGGCGCGACACCGGCCGCCGTGAGGAGGGTGGCCGTCCCGTGACGGGCATCGTGCAGCCGGATCACGCGGAGGCCGGCGGACCGGGCGACGCGGGTGAAGGAGCGGTAGACGTTGCGCGGCTCGACCGGGCGACCCGTCCGGGTGGTGAAGACGTAGTCCGACTCGTTCCACCCCTCCCCCGCCTTGGCGCGGGCGTCCGCCTGCCGCATGCGGTGCCACCGCAGGGGCGCGATGCAGAGGGCGGGCAGCGGGACGGCCCGGCGCCTGCGGCTCTTCGGGTCGTCGTCGTAGAGGACGCCCCGGCGGCGTTGGGTCTGCTGCCGGACGTACAGGACACGGTTGTCGAGGTCGAGGTCCGACCAGCGGAGCCCGATGATCTCGCCCCGCCGCAGGCCCATGGCGATGGCGAGCACGAACGCCGCGTATAGCGGGTCCTTCCGGGAGGCGGCCAGGAAGTCGAGCGTTTCGTCCAGGGTCCAGGGCTTGAGTTCCCGGTTGTCGGTGCGAGGCGGCTCGACGAGCTTGGCGACGTTGCGCGTGATCAGTTCCTCGCGGCAGGCGGAGGACAGCGCCGAGCGCAGAACCCGGTGTGACTCCTTGGCGGTCGCCGCGGTGGCCTCCTTCTCCAGGCGGACGATGAACCGGCGGACGTCGGCGACGCTGAGGGATTCGAGGCGCTTGGCGCCGAGCAGTGGCACGAGATAGATCCGGACGTGTGCCTCGTACTTGTCGTAGGTGCTGAGCTTGCGTCGGGGCTTGATGACGTTGTCCAGCCAGTAGGGCAGCCACTCGGAGAGCTTGGCGGAGCGAGTGGGCACGGGCACTCCTTGGTCGACCTTGTCGAGCAGTTCACGGCGCTTGGCGTCGCACTCAGCCCACGTCTTGCCGTAGGCGAACTTGCGAGCGCGGGTGCCGTCCGGCTGGAGGACGTAGACGGCGCACTGGTAGCGCCCGTCCTTGCGCTTGGTGATGGTGCCCGCGCCGTTCGGGTTGCGCTTGCGTTGACTGGCCATCAGGCCACCGCCTCCAGTTCGTTGGTGATGTACTCGCGGACGGCGCGCGCCGGAATGCGGCGGCAGCGGCCGATGGTGAGCGAGGGCAGCCGCCGGGAGCGGATGAGGTCGTAGACCGTGGAGCGGCCAAGCTTCAGCCGTGCCATCACGTCGGGCACCGTCAGCAGCTCGTCGTCATGCATGCGTCGGTTCTCCTTCGGTTCCGGGTGCGGGTTCGAGAGAAGCGGCCAACCAGGCTTCGGTGTCGGACAGGCCGGTGCCGGCGAACACCCAGTGAGCAAGGACGAACGTCGTGTCCGTCGGCCGTTCGTCGGTTGTTGCCTGGGCTCGGCGCCATTCGGCGCGGGCGTCGCGGAGGGCGCCGAGGGTGGTGGAGTAGCGGCGGGACTTGGTGGAGAAGTGGCCGCGGAACCCGAGCATGTGAGCCCAGGCGCGCAGGCGGAGGTGTTCGAGGTCCTTGCGGGCGCCGAGGGTCCAGGCCGTGCGGATGAGGCGGCGGGCGTGGTCGCTGATGTCGAGCTGGGCGAGTTCGGCGGCGAACTTGAGCGGGCGGTCGAGAGCTCCCGTGGCGGTCTCGGCGCCCTTGGTGGCGTACTTGGCGATGTACGCCGCGACGGCCCGCTCGGTCAGCTCCTGGCCGCCGTCGAAGTCGGCCGAGCGGATGGTGCGGACGTCGAGCTGTCGGCCGAAGGCGAAGGTGTGCGCACGGCCGTCGATGACCGGGCCGTCGACGCGGACCTTGGCGGCGGCGGCCTCGATGGCGTCCGTGAGCAGTTCGGCGGTCGCCCAGGCCGGGGGCGGAGTGTCGCCGCCACCGGGGCCGTCGATACGGATGACGGCGTGGAAGTGGACGGCTCCGCGCTTCTGGTACTCGGCGACCTTGGCGAAGGAGATGCGGGCGTGCTGGCGGAAGTGGCGCTGTGACAGGCCCGCGCGCTTAGCGGCCTCTCGGCGGAGGTAGATGGAGAAGCGCCGCCAGAGCTGTCCGGCGTGCGCGTTCCAGAGGACGGCCGCTTCGTAGTCGTAGGTGTCCGGGGCGAGCGGTGTGCCAAGGGCGTCGTCGTCCTGGTCGTGGTGGGTGCCGCAGCGGCAGGGGCGGCCGTCTGTGCGGCGGTTGTGGACCGGGCCGAAGCCGGGGGCGGTGAAGGTGGCGAAGACGCGAGGGTGGGCGGCGACGTGTTCCGGGGTGCCTTTGCCGCCGCGTAGTCCGGCGGTGATCAGGTGGAAGGTGTCGCGGCGGTAGACCTCGGCGCACGCCGGACAGCGGGTGGTGCGGCGGTTGTTGCAGCGGACGAGGAGCTGACCGGCCGGGAGGGCGGCCGAGTCGAGGTGCTGGAGGACGCGGCCGATCTCGCCGGTCGTGATGTCGACGTCGTACTCGGTGCGGTGGCCGTCCAGCCGGATCGGGTGCGTGCAGCCGCCCAGCCCGGAGAGCTGACGGAGGATACCCGGCAGGGTGCCGTCGGCGGCGAGGTTGCTGAGTTCCGGGAGTGGCGGCGGGGTGATGCGGGCGAAGATGGCGGTCTCCTTCTGACGGGCACTGTCGGGAGGGATCGGCCTCCGGGGCGGCGGATGCTGGCCGTGTCTCGCCGCCCCGGAGGTCTGGGCGCCTCAGCGCCGGTTGTGCTCACGGAGCAGCGAGCGCAGGACCACAGCGGCGATGGCTACAGAGATGGCCGTGACGGCGACGGCGGCCAGGAGCGCGGTGAGGACCACGCCCGCGACGACCACGGCCGCGACCGTCTTCTGGTCGATGGAGATCGACGGCAGGGCGCGTCGGGCGGGAGCCGGGTCGGTCGGGGCATGCGTGTGAACCGGCGGCGGGGTCGGGTTGTCCGGGTACTTGGGCAGAAACACGGCGGGCTCTCCTTACCTACTCGTCTAGTCATGTGAGCCGTTTACGACACCCACGCCGGACCGCGTGCCGGACTCGATGGCGGGCGCCAGGAAGGTGTGCGAGAGCCAGAAGCCGAACAGGGCAATGAGGACGACGATCCAGGTGCGGACGCCGAGGAACTTGATCGCTCCCCAGGCGAAGAAGCCGAGAACGACGACGAGCGGCAGGCTGACGGTCACGGTGGTCCGGGTCCTTTCAGCGGATGGGGCAGCGATGGGTGCGGGCGGCCAGTTCGGCGGCGGCGCGGCTGTCGTAGTCGGCGGAGAAGCCGCAACGCGGTGCGGTGCAGGCGGCGGTGTGCTTCTCGCGGCCGCGGTTGTCGTAGGCGGTGCCGACCTGGACGGGGCCGATGCGGGTGACGTTGCGGAAGCTGCGGTTGGCGGACATTCGGTCTCCTTTCAGAGGTGGGCGGCGATGGCTTCGGCCATGGGCACCGGGACGCCGAGGCGGGCGCGCAGGGTCGGGGTGTCGATCGGGGTGCCGGTTCGGGCGTGATGCTCGGCGGCGACCTTGCGGGCGTGGGCGACCAGAGCGGACGGCACGGATACGGGCGGGGGTTGAGGCGGTGCCTCGATGGCGGGTTGGGCGGGCGGTTCGGGCGCGGTTTCGGGCTCGTCCTCCTGGTCCTCGACGACCTCCGCACCGGGGCCCGTCTTCGGCGCGGTGTGCGCGAGGAGGGTGCCGCCGAGGAAAGCGACGGCGGGCCAGCCCGCGACGAGGATGCGCAGCCAGGCCGGGACGTTTCCGAGGTCGAGGAGGCCGGCGGTGGCGACGTTGGCGCCGAGGGATGCGGTGAGTGCGACGACGAACCAGCACCAGGCCGCCGTTTTGGTTGTACCGGAGCGCAGTCGACGCCAGGCGGCGACGAGCAGCAGGTCCACGGAGACGGGGTAGGCCCAGGCCTTCCAGCCGTCCTGTCCGGCCGCCACGGCGACGTCGTGCAGGTGGGCGAAGGACAGCGCGGCGGCGATGAGCGCCTGGACGAGCACCGCGTCGACGCGGACCAAGCGGGCGCGCATGATGCGGCTCCTTCCGGAGTCGAACGGAGGGAATCAGTCGATGACCGGGCGGGGCAGGAAGACCGGGGCCGCGGTCTCGACCGGGCGCACGGGTACGTCGGGCCGGAAGGGCTTCAGCGCGGGCAGGTCGGGCACCAGGTGGGCCGACTCGCGGCAGGTCTCGGCAGCGTCCCCGAGGGAGAGGTACGGCGTGCGGATGCGGGACCAGCCGCCAGAGGTGTCGCCCGCTACGGCCAGGCCGGGCCGTTCGGGAGCGATGGAACAGGCTGCCTGGACGGCTTCCGGTGCGATGTCGCCGAGAGCCATCTTCGCGGAGGCCTCGTCGTTGACGCGATGGCAGACGCGGCCGGTGAGCTGGGCGCGGAGCATGGTGGCGCCTTTGCCGAGTTCGGCGCCGAAGCGTTGCCCGCAGACCTCCAGATAGATGCCGGCGGCGCGGCCGAGCTGGGCGAGCCGGATGAGCTGGGTGACCATCTCGTCGCGGCGTTCCTCGTCCTTCTTGGTGGCGATGAGGAAGAGTTCAGCGACCTCGTCCACGAACAGGACGATTGGCACGGGGCGTTCGTGGTCGGGTAGGCCCCAGATGTCGGAGGTGATCTCCTCGTCCGGAGTGCCAGGGGTGATGCCTTGCCGGGCCTTGATCAGGTCGTACCGGTCCTCCATCTCGTCGACCAGCACGGGCAGCAGCTCGGCCGCCTGCTCCGGGTGGGTGGCCAGCGCGGAGAGCCGGGGTGCGAAGGGGGCCAGTTCGACGCCCCGCTTGCAGTCGATGCCGACCAGGGCGACGGACTGAGGAGCGAGCCCGGCGACCAGGTGCCGCAGGTACATGGACTTGCCCGACAGGGTGGCGCCGAGAGTGAGTTGGTGGGGGATGGTGCGGTAGTCCCGGACGAAGGGGGTGGCGTCTTCTCGCAGTGCGACCGGCACTTTGAGGGGGCCGTGCGCGGCCTTGCGAGGCATGCGCACCCGCCGTAAGACGTCGTAGCCGACGAGCCGCAGGTCGACGACCCCAGGCTTCACGGTGGTGACGTAGACGGCGTGGACACCCCAGGCGTGCCGCAGTCGCTCGGCGGAGGCCGCAAAGTCGGCGGGCTCCTGGCCCGGCGCCAGGCGAAGACGGATCCGCAGTCCGGTCGTGGTGGGTCGGATGATGCCCCGGCGCGGCGGTACGGGCCGCACTTCGCGCTGGGTCGTGGCCTTGACGGCGAGGACCCGCAGCCGGGAGGGAGCCACGGTCAGGCCGCATGCCTCCATGACCGAGCCGTAGGAGCTGAGCAGCCGGACCGTGGACACCGGAAGGCCGACCGTGGACCAGTACGCCGCCGGGTGCTTGGCCCGGGCGTAGGCGGCCCCGCCGCCGAGTGCGGCGACAGGACCACCCACTTCGAGGAGCGTCGTCAGGTCGGACATCAGGCGGCGGCCCCGGAGACGGCCGGGAAGGCGGCCGGGGTCACGGCGGCGGCCCGGTAGGCGATGCCGTGGCGCTGCTGGCCGTTGAAGACGGACTCCCACGGCCGGGCGATGAGGCCGGGCAGCGACACCGGCGAGCCGAGGATCAGGCCCTCGGAGACGCCGCCCTCGGGAACGGTGACCTTGATGAGCGAGGACTCACCGTCCTCGATGTAGACGACGCCGATGGTCATCAGCGCCTCGCCGCTGGTCGCGTCCTTGGCGATCTCGCCGGTCTGCCGGTCACGGACCTTCGGCTCGGGAGCCTCCGTGAGGAGGATCGTCGCGGCGGAGGTCTCAACGCGGATGGTGCGCAAGGTACTACCCCCATCTACTCGTCTATACAAGAGTCGATCCGTGAGCCCGATCTCCGGGATCACGTCGATCACCTTGCCACACAACTTGCCCACTCGTCTATACGAGTAAGCGTGTCGGTGTGTACGAGTTCGGAGAAGCGTCCCCGCGCACTACCGCCGCTCCCGGGATCAGGTCGCCGGGAGCTGGTACGACAGGACGTACGCGTCCGCTGCCATGACCGTGTCGCAGACCTCGACGGCGCGACCCTCGGTGTCGAAGGCGGTCCGGATCAGGTGGATGACAGGCACGCCGGCCGCCAGGTGCAGGAGCTTCACCTCTGCGGGCGAGGGCATGCGGGCGCGGATCTCTTCCTCGAAGTGGTCGAGGTGGTGCCCCAGCTCTTCGAGGCGGGCGTAGATGCCGCCGGGACCCGGGTTGGGCTCGGCGATAGGAGTGCCGCGGGCGATGTCGAGCGGGAGGTAGGAGGTCGCGAACTCGACCGGCCGCCCGTCGAGGAGATACCGGCGCCGACGAGCGAGGACGCGCCGCACCGACCCGAGCCGGGTGGAGATGTCCTGACTGGGCTTCTCCTCTTTGACCTCAAGGCTGTCGACCGTCGGATGACTGCCTGCGGCGTCGGCCTCCACGATGAAGGCG
Above is a genomic segment from Streptomyces collinus Tu 365 containing:
- a CDS encoding GntR family transcriptional regulator, encoding MSPLPSGLLGDLDPTSDRAVFRQIADQLREAIDRGRFREGEKLPSEAELVEHYGVSRMTVRNSFSVLTGEGLVHAEHGKGVFVRPRPPVRRLASDRFARRHREQGKSAFIVEADAAGSHPTVDSLEVKEEKPSQDISTRLGSVRRVLARRRRYLLDGRPVEFATSYLPLDIARGTPIAEPNPGPGGIYARLEELGHHLDHFEEEIRARMPSPAEVKLLHLAAGVPVIHLIRTAFDTEGRAVEVCDTVMAADAYVLSYQLPAT
- a CDS encoding FtsK/SpoIIIE domain-containing protein; translated protein: MSDLTTLLEVGGPVAALGGGAAYARAKHPAAYWSTVGLPVSTVRLLSSYGSVMEACGLTVAPSRLRVLAVKATTQREVRPVPPRRGIIRPTTTGLRIRLRLAPGQEPADFAASAERLRHAWGVHAVYVTTVKPGVVDLRLVGYDVLRRVRMPRKAAHGPLKVPVALREDATPFVRDYRTIPHQLTLGATLSGKSMYLRHLVAGLAPQSVALVGIDCKRGVELAPFAPRLSALATHPEQAAELLPVLVDEMEDRYDLIKARQGITPGTPDEEITSDIWGLPDHERPVPIVLFVDEVAELFLIATKKDEERRDEMVTQLIRLAQLGRAAGIYLEVCGQRFGAELGKGATMLRAQLTGRVCHRVNDEASAKMALGDIAPEAVQAACSIAPERPGLAVAGDTSGGWSRIRTPYLSLGDAAETCRESAHLVPDLPALKPFRPDVPVRPVETAAPVFLPRPVID
- a CDS encoding helix-turn-helix domain-containing protein; the protein is MHDDELLTVPDVMARLKLGRSTVYDLIRSRRLPSLTIGRCRRIPARAVREYITNELEAVA
- a CDS encoding DUF2637 domain-containing protein, which produces MRARLVRVDAVLVQALIAAALSFAHLHDVAVAAGQDGWKAWAYPVSVDLLLVAAWRRLRSGTTKTAAWCWFVVALTASLGANVATAGLLDLGNVPAWLRILVAGWPAVAFLGGTLLAHTAPKTGPGAEVVEDQEDEPETAPEPPAQPAIEAPPQPPPVSVPSALVAHARKVAAEHHARTGTPIDTPTLRARLGVPVPMAEAIAAHL
- a CDS encoding mobile element transfer protein; its protein translation is MSANRSFRNVTRIGPVQVGTAYDNRGREKHTAACTAPRCGFSADYDSRAAAELAARTHRCPIR
- a CDS encoding TetR/AcrR family transcriptional regulator, producing the protein MQTAAPERKVPRPRADAVRNRERIVTAAREMFVEHGPDVPLDEIARRAGVGNATLYRNFPDRDALVREVVCSVMDRTAEAAEQALAETGDAFAALERFVHAAADERISALCPMVSSTFDQHHPDLEASRERVEQLVDEIMGRAKAAGQLRTDVGVGDLMVAAAQLSRPPAGTGCLFGDRFVHRHLQLFLDGLRAPARSTLPGTAVTMKELRQS
- a CDS encoding replication initiator, with translation MPGILRQLSGLGGCTHPIRLDGHRTEYDVDITTGEIGRVLQHLDSAALPAGQLLVRCNNRRTTRCPACAEVYRRDTFHLITAGLRGGKGTPEHVAAHPRVFATFTAPGFGPVHNRRTDGRPCRCGTHHDQDDDALGTPLAPDTYDYEAAVLWNAHAGQLWRRFSIYLRREAAKRAGLSQRHFRQHARISFAKVAEYQKRGAVHFHAVIRIDGPGGGDTPPPAWATAELLTDAIEAAAAKVRVDGPVIDGRAHTFAFGRQLDVRTIRSADFDGGQELTERAVAAYIAKYATKGAETATGALDRPLKFAAELAQLDISDHARRLIRTAWTLGARKDLEHLRLRAWAHMLGFRGHFSTKSRRYSTTLGALRDARAEWRRAQATTDERPTDTTFVLAHWVFAGTGLSDTEAWLAASLEPAPGTEGEPTHA
- a CDS encoding tyrosine-type recombinase/integrase is translated as MASQRKRNPNGAGTITKRKDGRYQCAVYVLQPDGTRARKFAYGKTWAECDAKRRELLDKVDQGVPVPTRSAKLSEWLPYWLDNVIKPRRKLSTYDKYEAHVRIYLVPLLGAKRLESLSVADVRRFIVRLEKEATAATAKESHRVLRSALSSACREELITRNVAKLVEPPRTDNRELKPWTLDETLDFLAASRKDPLYAAFVLAIAMGLRRGEIIGLRWSDLDLDNRVLYVRQQTQRRRGVLYDDDPKSRRRRAVPLPALCIAPLRWHRMRQADARAKAGEGWNESDYVFTTRTGRPVEPRNVYRSFTRVARSAGLRVIRLHDARHGTATLLTAAGVAPRVVMEILGHSQISITMDVYTHVVQDTQREAMSHMDRLLRKRRPERG
- a CDS encoding M6 family metalloprotease domain-containing protein; its protein translation is MQPQSPRSRRIRPRRIRPRRVAALAAVTVLTLAVSTSAGTGRLTARTTAGPVGLARSSALSPCFLRGGLDVQMTEGLPTPTGYSHSTGTVHALTLMVDFSDAPGQGSALDRFHEFFPQTQEWFRTASYGRLDYRPETPIPTWLRMPKPFKAYGIERGAPFDPGYRELVQDIVAAADPDVDFRSYDLLNVLVTPNAGPSALDTVLSVTFAGNSDAPVADGVPISNASFVYSRQDDGSGSYARTGYRVLPHENGHTFGLPDLYTQEGGGAVGHWDIMSEDWGANNDLLGWHKWKLGWLDGTQVGCAGARGSVEYTLTPLYKAGGGKLVLVPVDSRSVYALELRAPGGNDEDVCEPGILIYRVDSTVDTGRGPITVFDGHRDSGGCTRSPNVHAELSDAPFSVGQTFKDPRHRITIQVLSGTPGGAYRVRITRG